The following proteins are co-located in the bacterium genome:
- a CDS encoding acyl-CoA dehydrogenase, giving the protein MDLDYTQDQRAFRADARKWLEANVPSEPLKSFDTAEGAKQHREWEAQLNAGGWAMVPWPVEYGGRGANLLEWLIFEEEYYRVGAPKRINQNGIFLLGPTIMEYGTPEQKARFLPPMAASEEVWAQGWSEPNAGSDMANIQAAASRDGDHFVLNGQKTWASRGAFADWLFGMFRTDPESERHRGLTFILVPLDLPGITVRPIEQLDGLPGFAEVFFDDVRVPAEHQLGEEGKGWNVAMATAGFERGLMLRSPARFQATAKRLVELARLHGDAVERSVRDEVTRCWIAAEAYTLETHRTVSRLLAAGKIGAEASLNKIFWSELDLRMHELALEILGDRGELLPEAPAAGDVGGWLDGYLFALSGPIYAGTNEIQRNIIAERILGLPR; this is encoded by the coding sequence ATGGATCTCGACTACACCCAGGACCAACGTGCGTTCCGTGCGGATGCGCGGAAGTGGCTGGAAGCGAACGTCCCTTCAGAACCCTTGAAATCCTTCGATACCGCGGAGGGTGCCAAGCAACATCGGGAGTGGGAGGCGCAGCTCAATGCCGGCGGCTGGGCGATGGTGCCGTGGCCCGTCGAGTACGGCGGCCGCGGCGCCAACCTGCTCGAGTGGCTGATCTTCGAAGAAGAGTACTACCGGGTCGGCGCACCGAAACGCATCAATCAGAACGGGATCTTCCTGCTCGGCCCGACGATCATGGAATACGGCACGCCCGAACAGAAGGCGCGTTTCCTGCCGCCGATGGCGGCAAGCGAAGAAGTCTGGGCTCAGGGTTGGAGTGAACCGAACGCGGGCTCGGACATGGCCAACATCCAGGCCGCCGCCTCCCGGGATGGCGATCATTTCGTGCTGAACGGCCAGAAGACCTGGGCCTCGCGCGGCGCATTCGCCGATTGGCTCTTCGGAATGTTCCGCACGGATCCGGAATCGGAGCGTCACCGAGGCCTCACGTTCATTCTCGTACCTCTCGACCTGCCGGGCATCACCGTCCGACCGATCGAACAACTGGACGGCCTGCCAGGCTTCGCCGAGGTCTTCTTCGACGATGTGCGCGTACCCGCGGAGCACCAGCTCGGGGAAGAAGGCAAGGGCTGGAACGTCGCCATGGCAACGGCGGGCTTCGAACGCGGCCTGATGCTGCGCAGCCCTGCGCGCTTCCAGGCAACGGCGAAGCGCCTGGTGGAGCTGGCGCGTTTGCACGGCGATGCGGTCGAAAGGTCCGTGCGTGATGAAGTCACACGCTGCTGGATCGCGGCGGAGGCGTACACCCTGGAAACCCATCGCACGGTCTCACGCTTGCTGGCGGCGGGAAAGATCGGTGCCGAAGCCAGCCTCAACAAGATCTTCTGGAGCGAACTCGATCTGCGCATGCACGAGCTGGCCCTCGAAATCCTGGGCGACCGGGGCGAGCTGCTGCCGGAAGCGCCGGCGGCCGGTGACGTTGGCGGCTGGCTCGACGGCTACCTGTTTGCGCTCTCGGGCCCCATCTACGCGGGCACGAACGAGATCCAGCGCAACATCATCGCCGAACGCATTCTCGGGCTGCCGAGGTAG